A section of the Spirosoma pollinicola genome encodes:
- a CDS encoding lipid A deacylase LpxR family protein, which translates to MQTTKTYTALLCWLLPVLGLAQRIDNMVSFRQIDQPSFSRLHYDNDFFTGTDYYYTQGYMLELVKPSLQKNPLTKLLIKAKGNQIQYGLAFEHLGFTPTSIRSQTTLIGDRPFAAGLSLKTFSLSTDTLRRLRVSAGLSMGMMGPVALGNQIQTALHRLFNGVEPKGWQYQIHNDVILTYTLHYEKQLYAYRQALSISTTAQAQVGTYIDRLQTGIVVMAGRFNSPFGPMFAPCRLPLQLYIYAQPLVSVIGYDASLQGGLFNSSSPYVLSVHQLARITFQGNVGIVFRYKSLYLEYAESMLSREFSSGLSHRWGGVKLGASFGSLRTK; encoded by the coding sequence ATGCAGACTACAAAAACCTATACGGCTCTTCTATGCTGGCTACTCCCCGTCCTAGGTTTAGCTCAACGCATCGACAATATGGTTTCTTTTCGACAGATAGACCAGCCTTCCTTCAGCCGACTACACTACGACAACGACTTTTTCACCGGAACGGATTATTACTATACCCAGGGCTACATGCTGGAACTCGTCAAGCCATCCCTTCAAAAAAATCCCCTGACCAAACTACTTATTAAAGCCAAGGGCAATCAGATTCAGTACGGTCTGGCCTTCGAGCATTTAGGCTTTACACCGACTTCGATTCGCAGCCAGACCACTTTAATCGGCGACCGCCCGTTTGCGGCTGGCCTATCGCTAAAAACGTTCAGCCTATCAACTGATACACTACGCCGGCTTCGGGTGTCAGCGGGGCTAAGTATGGGGATGATGGGTCCGGTGGCGTTAGGGAACCAAATACAAACTGCTCTTCATCGGCTCTTCAACGGGGTTGAGCCCAAAGGCTGGCAGTATCAGATACACAATGATGTGATCCTGACATATACCCTTCATTATGAAAAACAGCTCTATGCCTATCGCCAGGCGCTATCAATAAGTACGACAGCTCAGGCCCAAGTGGGTACCTATATAGATCGGTTACAAACGGGGATTGTGGTAATGGCGGGCCGGTTCAACTCCCCCTTTGGCCCAATGTTCGCCCCGTGTCGATTACCTCTGCAACTGTACATATATGCACAACCCCTGGTTAGTGTAATAGGCTACGATGCAAGCCTGCAAGGAGGTCTTTTCAATTCAAGCAGTCCGTATGTGCTTTCAGTTCACCAACTGGCGCGGATTACATTTCAGGGAAACGTTGGCATCGTATTTCGCTATAAATCACTGTATCTGGAATATGCGGAGTCAATGCTCAGCCGGGAATTCAGCAGTGGTTTGTCTCATCGTTGGGGTGGAGTAAAACTAGGTGCATCGTTCGGTTCGCTACGCACTAAATAA